The Anastrepha obliqua isolate idAnaObli1 chromosome 5, idAnaObli1_1.0, whole genome shotgun sequence DNA window CTCAACTATTTTTCTTTCACGCCCGAAATTATATTGTAAgcccttttttaataaagaattgtttctttagttttctttttagcGAGAATATCACCACTGTGTGCactaattaacttttttataaaatctttaaaataattatcaaaacCTTGCAAATTAGAGGATGTAAACAAACAGTGAAACCTTTGTAAATAAACTACTGACTATATACACGTAAGACttcagaaatttaaaaactttataagtTATTGTTCAACCATGTTAACATTTCTTGCTTTTTAAATTACACTAAACAAATCTTTGTTGGTAATTTATTGCAAAACGTATTCAAGATTTTGGAGTACCACCtaatatgttaaaataaaatttacgttGCGTACTAATGTGAGTGATGCTATTTaccaaatgtacatatgtacctacatgATTTCGCAGCTTTGCTGACCAGCCCTCGTGAATTTACTGTAAGTGGTGGCTGCGTTCACTGTGACGTTCACTGTAATGTTCAcgacattaatttaatttatgagctATTCGCAATAGGTACCAACTATTGGAGACTATGTATTGCGAAGAAAAGCAAAAGAGATAATTTGCTAACTGCTGGCCATGACGTCACATTTTTGATGTTTGTTGTAATAATTTCAATCTAAATTACTTGATAAaaagagataaataaaaatataccaatCATGAAAAAAACACTAAACAAAATAAGGTAGAAGTGAAAAACGAAACAGAAAAAGTAAACTGAGTTCGTCTTGTAGGGACGCGATAAagtaaaaaggaaaacaaaaaaaaaacctttttatcaCAAAAGCGCCCCTCAATTAATAGATTTCAATGATTCAATAACGTAATTACAAACACTTAAGAGTGGTTTATACGGTTTAACTTTCACAAACGATTTGTGGAATTTGAAAATGTTGTCTATCCATGTTTGTCACATTCAACgtataaacaacaaaatttaaatttaaatttcttttgaagaCGGCTTTATAAATGTACATTTGCACACATCGCGTTGACGATGCTTATGGGCCAGCCCAATAGAGATGGATTTTTCTACATTATAAGTAATCAAAAAGACGTAGCGAAACGCAACACGTTGAAGATTTGGTGGAACGcaaaccaacaaaacaaaactgtaCGATCATTTCAATTGCGTGAATATTTATGCAATGACGgtgaataaaaatgaatgaaaattggGCTGTCAAACTACCATACTGACAATTCAGCATATTTATCAAgctatgtatatttattttttgctcttcAATATGGATACCGGTAATATATTGTCTGGCATAAATATCAAGATATATAAACTCTTGTCTGGGGATATGTGGGCTTTACCTGTTTAACTACAGTTTCATTTAAAGCTTTTCAAACGGATCAAAATTAGATTCCAATAGGAGCTATTTTTACACAATGATTTTTAAATTGCTGCCACATACGAGTTCTCAGAAATAATTGGAATTGCCACATACAAAGTAAGGAACAGGCAATTCGATTAGCAACGGAACACAAATTGTTTGAATATCGCTCGTGTGACTCTCATATAAGAGTTGCGCTgcgagttttttttattattttcttacagTTTATTATAAACACATTAGGTAATTTATCGATACTGTCGAGACTCGTATTGCTTTGCGTCGTATATTATTCGTTCAACTTCGTCTctcgataagaaaaacagaaatttcCATGCTTTTTCGTTTGTTCGCAGTAAAGTTTATACTTTATTTACGGTTTAAGGCTAGCAAGAAGTATTCTGTATAAATATAGAATTACATCAAACATAaacaacagaaataaaattccttttttaCGAAATAGGAATTGAGAAGTTTTCATATCCGTGATTAAAAGGAAGAACTGAGAATCAGGCACCTTAGCAAACAACATGGCCGAGGATTTCGATGTGGAAGCTATGCTGGAGGCCCCATACATGAAACATGTAAGTTTATATAGCAAAGCAGTATAGATCCCAATTGCGTTTGAAAAACTAATATATCAATCATGCCAAGAATGTAAAAAGTGGTTTCCAGAAAAAATTTCCATAAAcatgtatattaaatattaaaagttttcggGTAAGATTCTTCTATGCATTGATTTGCGTTGCTGTGCCATATTAAATAACgttgtattttcttaaagtgCGTACACGTCAATTAACATTCTACGAAGAGTAACTTAAAACATCTACATTGATTCACAAGGTCCAATTATTCCATATATGCACTTATTTGTACATGAAAATGTATGGACAAGTTCGCATGTTCTACTAACGTGATATCAACCGAATTTTCACATTTGAGGATTCTTAAAAATGTATGATACAAACACTGAGGAAAAAGTACTAGTGCAGGTGAATTAGTGACGAACGGGGATTCgtgtttattaaaattgttttaaaaacatcttttgaaaggaaaatatattaaacaagGAACAAGAAAGGAAAACATTAGAATTTCTTGGTTTTAGGCAGGGTACATAGGGAGCGGGCAGCAAATCTTCGAtaagaaatgtatatttttcaatcTGAACGCACATAGTAAAGAACATGGCGTAGCTCTTTTTTATGACTCTTTTACGTTGCCTCATAACTACAATGCAGGAGAGATATTGTTTCCGTTTTTAAAATAGATATATCTgaatctatgtatatataatgtGCGCAATTTTTGTGAATGCTATTGCACATCTACAGGCTCAACACTTTAATTTGACtaacaataattatattatagtaattaaaataatattaatggaTATGCTATATGTAGATTGGCAAGGTAAATTGCGCGTAAAATAACATCAGAAAGTCGCCGTAATCTTATTTTctacatttgaaattaaaataaataatttttttagaagattgaacattaaagttttttgaaattaaaattttcttgattttaaaatttatattttaagcaTATAGGATAGTGAACTCAGTGTATCAGGTGCTGCCATTCCAATTTCCAGGAATTCCTTAATAAAATCTATTTTAACGCGCTTTTCATATAGACATTTTCTTTCGGTAACGAGCTCTTTTTTATTCcgtacacctgtgttcaaaataataataaaaattggctCTGGCACTCTTTGTTGGATGTTTGACCGagttcctcccatttgtggcgtgcatcttgacgtttttcaaaaatggaaggacttacaattttatgtcgcctccgaacggcagatggcaTGTTTTTAGCAGCcgtttcatggctgaaatacacctGCCCCTGCCTAGGGgcaaccactattagaaaaaactttctattttttagtGTTTTGAGCTTGAACACTCCGGCACTATTAAATGGTAGTCGAGCACccatataataaaatgaaaggaGTGTGACATACTTGGAAGTTTTGACAGTtagttttttacttaattttaactaattttttatatgaacccTTCATCCAAAAACTGAATCCATATgaataaaagtttcaaactttgtgtcaaatttgaaagaaatcaAAGTCGATTttattcagaattaaaaaaaaaaaaattggtgtgcAGTTGTATGGTccatctttataaaaaaattgtaagaaatttaatttttacactcctattattttgacagAGGTGTTCAAATTTAAGAGGGTTAAAAAAACAATGGGACTAAGTCGCATCCTGTAGTGCACATTTTAcgattaaaaaatatagtaaacatattgtgttatacatacatacctatcactgtcgtaaaaaattttgagaCAATTTCGTTGGACTTGTTTTTGCACACAGTTCGGATAGAATCCTACCCGACGCACTTTTTTCTTGTATTGCTGAAAACTCATagcatattcttttttttattattatgggaAGTTGTGagatttacatgtatgtatgtatgaatgtattagCTTTGCAGTGTCAAAATCTGATATTAGAGGTTAACTAATTATCCCTTCATCAACAGAAAAATTTACCCAAAAAATCGTTACCAGTCATACAGAAACTCTTATTACTCATATATccccaatttttttgaaaattctcccTTGATTGTGGTCTAAACTGTAAATGCTTCATTAGATTGCCAAAACCAAATTTGCACGAACGTAAATTCGACATAAAATTCATGAACGTAAAATTTGAAAGACTTAtagtatagggtgtttttttaataagtgctttaaatgataatacaatACAGAAATATTGtcgaattgaatttttttattataatctggtagataatttcatggcttttgttttttgaacatGATATCCAGCATATGCAATACATGGTCAGTTTGagcagtccaatttttgacaactttttccaataatgGCGTCAATGGTTGCTTGAGTAttacaataaatcgatttttaaaggcgttgtatggcaagttgcgccatcttgttggaaccacgtTTCGGTGATGTTTATAtgattaatttttgggaaaCAAGCTGGCTCGATATCGCCAGTCTCAGTGAACAATGTAAACAAATCTTCCACACATACGTTGCCTGACTTGCAGAACTGCATTGCTTATTATAAACATAATATCTCAAACTTTGATAacttaaattaatcaaaaaaattgggTGTTGATCTCTTCGCTTTTGATGCGATTTTCATATTGGTACTGTTTAACTGCGTGAAATGTTGCGACGAAATATCCCGACGGCATAGCTTCGCCCTACGAAGTTCGGTCAGCGATTTAAGTTTGTTTACATTATTCACTTTGTTCAgtactttgtaaaaaataacgGATTTccttttcaaatcgaattcatatttttcttgctGTTCGATTTTCGCTTAGaacgttatttaaaaaaagtaacacTGCctcaattattataaaaaatattttcagcataGGAGGAATATActgcatgcaaatattttatttatatttattttttaaaagtgaaTTGAAGTACTATCGAAATAATTTGAGACAGAAATACCTTGCAACACGTGTTCATTACTGTATACCGATTCTTCATACCATACTATACTAAAAAAACTGTTCGCCTCATGAcatattaatacaatttttaagttaatatcaattttttgtttcacttatcTATTCTACTAGGCTGTTCAGtaagttttgtggttcgataagagagggggggaaatcaagtatcgtgcatgGATTGAAGGTTTAAAggcaaagaaaatttatgagcgaatgttgaaaatgtataaggacttttactcatcaattagtacagtagaaaaatgggttgctgcatttaaacgtggtcgtacaagcgtTGAAAGCGATCTATGTCAAAGAATTCCATAAACAGCAACAGTactagaaatcgtagaaaaaaataCAGGATTTCGTATGGGAAAattgtcgagtgactgaaagacatttagtagaagccctaggaaTCTCACTGggtagtgtaagcaatatttggaCTAAAGTTTTGGGTTTCAGAATGCTGTGTGCGgttgggtgccgcattcgctaacaatggaacaaaaacacattggaATGCTAGTTTCTCAggaacatttagagcgttttggAAATGATAAGGTGGATTTTTagcatcgattcatcactatggatgagacttgggtctatcaccataacactaaatcaaaacaagaggctaaagagtggtgtgaacctggttatTCGGCTCCGAAAAGAAATCGTGTCAGGTAATTAGCCCAAAAGgtcttataatcagttttttgggatgtgaaagaaattttggaaagtggaaaaaaaaaaaattaattctaaatattattgtaaccttttagagcgtacgtaaaaaaatacccagtttgcataagaacaaattattttctatcAGGACAAAGCACTTTATCACAAGAACATTTTGACAAGGGATACGGTACACttgacagggctagtttacgggggcggcagcccttggtcgggaaaaaaccgaggtcattccggtaacgtagaaccggctgccccgacaacatatgtccagcatgtgaaggcaccccgcgcgaaactaaccaccttttcacatgcccctttaaacccactcatctaacacccctctccctctggacccaacccgtcggaACAGCTAGTTTTCTGGATCTAccattagatgagctagacgaagacggccGGTGTTTACGTTACACTGACAGGacaaaggtactgctacaacaacaacaagcattttgacaatggctaaaatctatgaattacagttcgaattgttggtgcatacaccgtattcaccagatttggtccTTAGTGACGTTCagctgtttccagacctaaaaaaatatatacgtggaaaacgttttttatcaaatgatgaggtcataaaagCTGTGGAagtgtattttgcagcccttccggATTCCATAAATTGGTTTCTCGTTGAACCAAATGTATTGATGTCCAGGGAGACTattctgaataataaagtgtatatcaagccataaaattgtattttccttGTCGAAtcgtaaaatttattgaactacCTGGTACGTTGTGGTAGATTCTAAAAAACTCGCGTTCGCCTCGGCATATTGCAATGTGGGGCTCTCTTTTCACAGATCAGTTcgtttaaatttctttaaaaatgcttttatatGAATACTTCTCACTTGCCACATACTTATTATTTACTTCTTTATTAGCTGGATTGGCCTGACAATTTGagagttatttattattataaattggcAGGATATTAACTCGAACGTTACGTGGGCAGGCGTTGTTTGtgcaaatgtaaacaaaactcCAAAATTACGCCACAACAATTAACTATTTCACTAAGAACCGAGTAACGATCCGCATTATGCGGAAGGTTCTATATTCACTCAACCGTGGGTAGGCCTCGTGGCATACACATATAAGCAATTTTTTAGTGTTAGTATTttttggtcacaaaagttgtgCGGTTTCGGCAAAAAAGGTCGGACTTTACCGGAGAGGCTTTGAGACTTACACGATGGGATATGATTTGCACGAATTGATTAATATCTTAATTATTATCTTATGTCAAATATCAAGTGGACTTTGAAATACCCTTCTTTTCGTTTATAAAGTGTGTTCAGAGCTACAAGTAGCTCTATCCTAGATTACGGATCTATGTTCCATTTTTGTAGATTAAGtaattttcgattatttttgaatgaagaAAATTGACTGCTTGCTGATTTCTGATTATCGATTGTAACcgaaaaagagaaaagaaaatagaatgATTTTCCAACACAGCCAATGCAAATCAttgcattaattaaaaaaagttaaaatatggataaaattaattgtaatcCATTGAAAGTGGATAGCTTTCTATGTGAGTATTGAGTTTTGAAAAAGtagtagaaaaaataaactgcgactttcttcattcaaaaataatctATAAATCGCTTGATAGCAATGCAATGATCTAGAAAAGCGGAGTACAGATTCACAATCTATCTGGCACGGGCGGTTGattgggttgttgttgttagtatAGCTTACTTTTGGCTGTCACTCGTCGGCAGCCGACAAAATAAATCTGTCTCAACTAAATTACCCCAAgccaatttcattaaaatgaaatgtaatatttgcaaataaaagcacgaaTTTCGTGAATATAATTACTAAATACCGATTTCATGCAGAATAGGCCTATAAAATAATAGGGATTTCCCTTTGTTTAGCACGATTTTACAATaacatgaaatacaaaaaatctaTATTGAAATATGCGAATGTTCAAAGTACTCTCATTGCACGCCACagaataacaacaaacaactgGCGGGGGTCGTATTTGACATGCTACAATTCTCAGcctgaaaatatgcaaatatgcacGGATTTCGCTGTTCCATGCcatattttactgatattgcaaatatttttcatttacattttgttgtgctttagCACGTGATACAAGACTTTGCATTTCGTGCACCGTGCAAGAGGTCTGCAAGTCTAGgagaatttctttaattttagctTTGTTTTGTGTCGGGCTcagaataatttattattatttagcttCCAAATAGACTTCCAACAAATTTTCTCTTATATAATATCACAGCTTACCTAAAGCATTTTACATGTAAATAATATtcatataatgaaataattaatgaaaaaatgaaaaatttatttttaagtcacAATGAGTAATATCATTCATATAGGATaagatgataaaaaaaaaataacttttttttcactgCTTCATAAATGTAATTCATGTATTCATGTTTTCCATTCACTAAATGGAAATATGAATGCACAAATCTAGTCACTCATAAATATGGGGGGAGCACATTTTAGTGCTACAagtctttttttctaaatttttattttttgctggcACATTAAAAATTGATGTGGTTGCTTGCATCTATATGTTTCCTCATCAACCACTCAGGATAATCCTTTTTGAAaagatacaaaaataaaaaaagacacaTTCATAACTcgaaaaaacatgaaataattcTCAAGGGTGAAATGTCTTTGCAGAAATCGTAAAAGCTCAATTTGTTGCTAGTGATTGTTTTGGTCATTCTAACGATTAAAGCCGGAGACCATTTGGTAAGTTTGAATGcgccagaaaaaatatttcgtctaaaaaaagtataattttgtaCTAAGAAACTTTGTATCGATGCATTTTGtatgtaaagcaaaaaaaaaactaaattttctatTTGTGCTAAatctttaaatacatacataattatatcttaaaaaacatttgaaacgttttaaaatataaaatgaactgAACGTGAACTAAATTTCAGATAATCTCGTACAAATTTGCGTCTGTGTGGCAGCACTTGTCTTAAACAAACAGGATTTTGAAGGGCAAAACCAATTCACATTATCTACCACCTACCTACTTCACCCcaaaaaatgacaataaaataCCACTTCAACTTTTCGAATCGAAAACGAATGCTTGAGCAAATTGCATGAGAATATGTTTGTGAGATATTTCGCTGCCGAGCGAAGGTTCCACTGAATATTCTGAAgcaagcaaataaacaaaagtgtGTATATTGCAATAGAAAGATGCaacatcaataaaataaaattaaaaaaaaaaaacagcattcataacaaatgaactaaaaaatcatatacaatacataaagaTAAAAATGTAATGACTGAAGCAATGGACGATTGAATGGTGGGAAACTAGCCATCAAATTTAGCCCATtgctgcaattaaaaaaaacttatttttgtttttacagaaaaaagaacTAACTAATTCCTTTGATTTGCTTTCTCTCATTCGCTCAACATCAAATTTTTAACGAACCAAATTCGATTGACGGCAACCGCAACTTGCACGTCAATTGCGTCCTACCACACTTCCTTCtcctataaatatatgtaaaatagaATGCAAGCCGGGGAGATTATGACCAATCTACCAGCAGCCGAAAGTCACCATACAACGACCGTGAGGATAGTGGAACTAGCAAAGGCGGGATCAAGTCTTCATCATCAGCCTATTTAAACGGTCGGAAACATTATTCGAGGTTGGTTGTTAATGATATTagcaattataattttatattatactaaccgattttgtacttaaatttttagaagCCGTTCTGGTTCGCCACGAGCTACAGATGATCGCAAAGCGCTAAAGTCTAAGGATCGTGAACGTCATCGTGATAAAGATGACAGTCGTTACTCTAGGGACCGGGATCGTATTCGTGATAAAGATCGTGTTCGTGACCGAGAACGTAATGGTGAACGTGAACGACGTTATGGATCACAAGATCGTGAACGTGAACGTGACCGCGACCGCGAGACTGAAAAGCGTCGTAGTCGATCTAAAGACAAACGGCGAAGCAGTCGGTCACGAGAACGTGATCGCCATTCGAGAGAAAGACGCGGCAGTAGACCACGCTCAGAGCGGCGGCGCAGTCGATCACCTATCCGAGACCGTCGCTCAAAAGATAGAAAACTCAGCCCCGTGAAAGAATTTAGAGGTGAACGCCCGGGCTTTGGGTCAAGAGAAAGAAGGTAAAGCTTAGTTGCACTTGCTCATTAATTTACATTATTAATAATGAtaattttacactaaaaaatattgtgtttgtGATGAAATTGAAAGGTGATAAAATTTAACTCCGCGGGTATATTGATTCTgacaaatttacatatattttttgtcaaTATCACTCATATTATCCGGGTGTTATATGAGTATATTGTTGACTGTATGAATTGAAGTCCGTTTGAGAAATTGGGTTTAATAAGTGTTTGGACAATggaattactttgaaggagtCAAAATAGATTTGGAAAAATACCTAAAGATTGCCAAATTTAGATATAAATCTTTCAATTTACTCACAATGCTTAGatgtgtaaatacatatatttatttttattgttttaatttaattttttgtttgttttattttatatgtatatatttttttaataattaacatAACATGTTTTCAGTAGCAAACGGCGTAGTAACTCTCCCCGACCTTTCCGTCGTGGCAGAACACCGCCCAACGGTCTTGGTGATCGATCCCCACGCGCCGATCTCAGCCCAGAGGAACGTGATGCACGTACCGTATTTTGTATGCAATTGTCCCAGCGCATACGTGCGCGTGACTTGGAAGAATTTTTCTCAAGTGTTGGCAAAGTACGAGATGTTCGTTTAATAACCTGCAATAAAACCAAACGCTTCAAGGGAATAGCATACATTGAATTCAAAGACCCAGAATCTGTTGCACTTGCACTGGGCTTGTCAGGACAAAGACTACTGGGCATTCCAATTTCTGTACAACATACTCAGGCTGAGAAAAACCGTATTGCAAATGCGGTACCTACATTTACTCCCAAAAATCATACGGGCCCCATGCGGCTGTATGTTGGTTCGCTGCACTTTAATATCACTGAGGATATGCTTAGAGGTATATTCGAACCATTCGGAAAAATAGACACAATCCAACTAATTATGGATACAGAGACTGGTCGTTCCAAGGGCTACGGATTTATTACGGTAAAATTTTATTGTCTATATTATATCTAACCTTAACTATGAAACTTTTTTAAGCATAACGAAATATTGAATGTAAGAATGGGATTT harbors:
- the LOC129247266 gene encoding RNA-binding protein 39 isoform X2, with the protein product MAEDFDVEAMLEAPYMKHNASRGDYDQSTSSRKSPYNDREDSGTSKGGIKSSSSAYLNGRKHYSRSRSGSPRATDDRKALKSKDRERHRDKDDSRYSRDRDRIRDKDRVRDRERNGERERRYGSQDRERERDRDRETEKRRSRSKDKRRSSRSRERDRHSRERRGSRPRSERRRSRSPIRDRRSKDRKLSPVKEFRGERPGFGSRERSKRRSNSPRPFRRGRTPPNGLGDRSPRADLSPEERDARTVFCMQLSQRIRARDLEEFFSSVGKVRDVRLITCNKTKRFKGIAYIEFKDPESVALALGLSGQRLLGIPISVQHTQAEKNRIANAVPTFTPKNHTGPMRLYVGSLHFNITEDMLRGIFEPFGKIDTIQLIMDTETGRSKGYGFITYHNADDAKKALEQLNGFELAGRPMKVGNVTERLDMNTSSLDTDEMDRSGIDLGATGRLQLMFKLAEGAGLAVPQAAANALLATAPQPAPVQTQAQTPAIATQCFMLSNMFDPRTETNPAWDSEIRDDVIDECSKHGGVLHIFVDKASPTGNVYVKCPSITTAVLAVNALHGRWFAGRVITAAYVPLLNYHSLFPDAITAVNLLAKRKTGE
- the LOC129247266 gene encoding RNA-binding protein 39 isoform X1; amino-acid sequence: MAEDFDVEAMLEAPYMKHNASRGDYDQSTSSRKSPYNDREDSGTSKGGIKSSSSAYLNGRKHYSRSRSGSPRATDDRKALKSKDRERHRDKDDSRYSRDRDRIRDKDRVRDRERNGERERRYGSQDRERERDRDRETEKRRSRSKDKRRSSRSRERDRHSRERRGSRPRSERRRSRSPIRDRRSKDRKLSPVKEFRGERPGFGSRERSSKRRSNSPRPFRRGRTPPNGLGDRSPRADLSPEERDARTVFCMQLSQRIRARDLEEFFSSVGKVRDVRLITCNKTKRFKGIAYIEFKDPESVALALGLSGQRLLGIPISVQHTQAEKNRIANAVPTFTPKNHTGPMRLYVGSLHFNITEDMLRGIFEPFGKIDTIQLIMDTETGRSKGYGFITYHNADDAKKALEQLNGFELAGRPMKVGNVTERLDMNTSSLDTDEMDRSGIDLGATGRLQLMFKLAEGAGLAVPQAAANALLATAPQPAPVQTQAQTPAIATQCFMLSNMFDPRTETNPAWDSEIRDDVIDECSKHGGVLHIFVDKASPTGNVYVKCPSITTAVLAVNALHGRWFAGRVITAAYVPLLNYHSLFPDAITAVNLLAKRKTGE